In Aestuariibaculum lutulentum, one DNA window encodes the following:
- a CDS encoding SRPBCC family protein encodes MNLESPKVKVEKSPEDIFDFLENIKNFESLMPENISKFEVLSDDTFLFALSGMPEITLKKKEVTPPNKIVLGAAGGKIDFSLVGNINKIDDTSSEVQLEFSGDFNPMMAMMIKGPIKKFIETLATSIPKSI; translated from the coding sequence ATGAATTTAGAATCTCCAAAGGTTAAAGTTGAAAAATCTCCGGAAGACATCTTTGACTTTTTAGAAAACATAAAAAACTTTGAATCGTTAATGCCTGAAAACATTAGTAAATTTGAAGTTTTAAGTGATGACACCTTTCTTTTTGCCTTAAGCGGAATGCCTGAAATTACCTTAAAGAAAAAAGAAGTAACACCACCAAACAAAATTGTTTTAGGTGCTGCAGGAGGAAAAATCGATTTTTCACTTGTTGGAAACATTAACAAAATTGATGACACCTCAAGTGAAGTACAACTTGAATTTAGCGGAGACTTTAACCCAATGATGGCCATGATGATTAAAGGCCCTATCAAAAAGTTTATTGAAACGTTAGCTACGAGTATTCCGAAATCAATTTAA
- the rsfS gene encoding ribosome silencing factor has product MAKKNISADQLISVIISGIEDVKGQSISILDLREIENTVCDYFIICEGTSNTQVNAIVNSVQKKVSKELKDNPWHVEGEDNAEWVLIDYVNVVVHVFQKHIRQYYDIESLWGDAKTTVIETSY; this is encoded by the coding sequence ATGGCGAAAAAAAACATAAGCGCAGACCAGTTGATATCGGTTATAATTAGTGGTATCGAAGATGTAAAAGGGCAAAGTATTAGTATCTTAGATTTAAGAGAAATTGAAAATACGGTTTGTGATTACTTTATAATTTGCGAAGGTACTTCAAATACGCAAGTAAACGCTATAGTAAATTCTGTTCAGAAAAAAGTAAGCAAAGAACTTAAGGATAACCCGTGGCATGTTGAAGGAGAAGACAATGCTGAATGGGTATTAATCGATTACGTAAACGTTGTTGTACACGTGTTCCAAAAACATATCAGACAATATTATGACATTGAAAGTCTTTGGGGTGATGCAAAAACAACGGTTATAGAAACGAGTTACTAA
- the pyrE gene encoding orotate phosphoribosyltransferase, producing the protein MIFNKHTAKKTAEVLLQVNAIKLSPKEPFTWASGWKSPIYCDNRIILSFPPIRNYIRETMAKQIEKQYGKPDAIAGVATGAIGIGMLVAEYLGLPFIYVRPDAKGHGRKNQIEGFIESGQNVVVVEDLISTGKSSLNAVKALRDAGINVKGMIAIFTYGFNVATENFEKENVFLQTLGSYEVLLEQALETNYISEKDLATLSVWNSNPSEWNAE; encoded by the coding sequence ATGATATTTAATAAACATACCGCTAAAAAAACGGCTGAAGTTTTATTACAGGTTAATGCCATAAAACTTAGTCCGAAAGAGCCTTTCACATGGGCATCTGGATGGAAATCACCAATTTACTGTGATAACCGTATTATTTTATCTTTTCCGCCAATTCGCAATTACATTCGCGAAACCATGGCAAAACAAATTGAAAAACAATATGGCAAACCCGACGCTATTGCTGGTGTTGCAACCGGAGCTATTGGTATTGGTATGCTTGTTGCCGAGTATTTAGGACTTCCTTTTATATATGTAAGACCTGATGCTAAAGGACACGGAAGAAAAAACCAGATTGAAGGTTTTATTGAAAGTGGCCAGAATGTTGTTGTTGTAGAAGATTTAATTAGTACCGGAAAAAGCAGTTTAAATGCTGTTAAAGCATTAAGAGATGCTGGTATTAACGTAAAAGGCATGATTGCTATTTTTACCTACGGTTTTAACGTCGCTACCGAAAATTTTGAAAAAGAAAACGTGTTTTTACAAACACTTGGTAGTTACGAAGTGCTTTTAGAGCAAGCCCTGGAAACCAATTACATTTCTGAAAAAGATTTAGCAACACTTTCTGTGTGGAATTCTAATCCAAGCGAGTGGAATGCCGAATAA
- a CDS encoding NUDIX hydrolase, with translation MYKIFVGDKPIILTTQIEEETNFKNYLLDTVNIGKVIRELNTTNLQEVRLIHRKEEKLLKKFLKKLPNVVAGGGKVYNDDNEILFIYRNDKWDLPKGKVEGAETIEKTAIREVSEETGVAGLEITKPLETTYHIFKRNGRYKIKVTYWFEMKTSFRGNLYAQEEEGITKVAWLDSNEISEALQNSYANIQALVK, from the coding sequence ATGTATAAAATTTTTGTTGGCGATAAACCTATAATTTTAACTACTCAAATAGAGGAGGAAACCAACTTCAAGAATTATTTGCTGGACACTGTAAATATAGGAAAGGTTATTCGGGAACTCAATACGACTAATTTACAGGAAGTCCGCTTAATACATAGAAAGGAAGAAAAGCTTCTGAAGAAATTTTTGAAAAAATTACCTAATGTGGTTGCTGGAGGTGGGAAGGTGTATAATGATGATAACGAAATCTTATTTATATACCGAAACGATAAATGGGATTTACCTAAAGGAAAGGTAGAAGGTGCAGAGACAATCGAAAAAACAGCGATTCGAGAAGTATCGGAAGAAACTGGTGTTGCTGGTTTAGAAATTACAAAACCTTTAGAAACGACTTATCATATATTTAAACGCAACGGTCGTTATAAAATAAAAGTTACCTATTGGTTTGAAATGAAAACCAGTTTTCGAGGTAATCTATATGCACAGGAAGAAGAAGGTATTACAAAAGTAGCCTGGTTGGATTCTAATGAAATTAGTGAGGCACTTCAAAATTCTTATGCGAATATTCAGGCATTAGTAAAATAG
- a CDS encoding biotin--[acetyl-CoA-carboxylase] ligase — MHIIKLSAIDSTNTYLKKLCAEMPVEDYTAVITENQTEGRGQMGSVWSSQSSKNLTFSVFKSLMGFQVEYPFYISMVASLAVVKALEGFAIPKLHVKWPNDILAENKKVCGILIENVFKQGQYASTVIGMGLNVNQTEFENLPKASSLKLISGRSFDLDEIAHNIIEQLKFYFEILKCGELTILKEEYESYLFRKNKPSTFKDAEGSLFLGIIKSVSDTGMLQVLLEDDVVKEFDLKTITLLY; from the coding sequence ATGCATATAATCAAACTTAGTGCCATCGATTCGACAAATACTTATTTGAAGAAACTTTGCGCTGAAATGCCTGTTGAAGATTACACTGCAGTTATTACAGAAAATCAGACTGAAGGTCGAGGGCAAATGGGAAGTGTATGGAGTTCTCAATCGTCAAAAAACCTTACGTTTAGTGTGTTTAAGAGTCTTATGGGTTTTCAGGTTGAGTACCCTTTTTATATTAGTATGGTAGCTTCATTGGCTGTTGTTAAAGCATTAGAAGGGTTTGCGATACCGAAATTGCATGTGAAATGGCCTAACGACATTTTGGCAGAAAATAAAAAGGTTTGTGGCATTTTAATTGAAAATGTATTTAAACAAGGTCAGTATGCCAGTACCGTTATCGGTATGGGCTTGAATGTAAATCAGACTGAATTTGAAAACTTACCCAAGGCTTCATCGCTAAAATTGATTTCAGGACGATCTTTCGATTTAGATGAAATTGCTCATAATATTATAGAGCAACTAAAGTTTTATTTTGAAATTTTAAAGTGCGGGGAGTTAACAATTTTAAAAGAAGAATACGAAAGTTATTTATTTCGAAAAAATAAACCTTCAACATTTAAAGATGCTGAAGGTTCACTATTTTTAGGAATCATTAAATCGGTATCTGATACAGGAATGCTTCAGGTATTGTTAGAAGACGATGTTGTAAAAGAATTCGATTTAAAAACGATTACGTTATTATATTAA